The Fodinibius salicampi DNA segment ATCCAAAGAGCCTCAGGCGGGATGAGCGATGTAATACGCTCCGGCCATTCGATCACGCAAATTCCTGCTCCATAAAAATACTCCTCCACCCCGATTTCCAGCGCTTCCCGCGGGGACTCCATCCGGTAGCAATCAAAATGGTACAGGGGTAGCGTTCCCTCATATTCATGGATGAGGGTATAGGTGGGCGAAAGCACTTCATCTGGATTGATATTTAGTGCTTCGGCAATACCTTTTACAAAATGAGTTTTTCCGGCGCCAAGGTCGCCTTTCAAACAGAGAATATCTCCAGCTTTTAACTTCTTTCCTATCTTTTTGCCCACTGATATGGTTTCAGCGGGCGACTTGCTGATAAATTCCGATTCCATTCAACGCCTGCTTCTAAAAATAGATTGAATTATTATTCACATTTATCCGGCTCACTGGTCAAACATTGTTTTGGGACGCATGGTTGCAATGGGTAAAATCATTTCTTCCATACTGGCTCCACCGTGCAGGAAGGTATCGCGATAGCGATTCTGATAACGATGGTAATTGGTCGGATAGACAAAATAGTAATCCTCTTTTGCAAGGATATAATTGTTCGAATGACGTGGGCTTGGCAGCTGAAATTCCGCCGGATCTTTGACCAGCAGTGTGGTATCCTCATTGACGGTCAGGTTCCGTCCGTATTTATAACGGAGGCTGGTGGAAGTATCTTTATCGCCATAAACCTTGGTATCGCGCAGCGCCCGCACCGCCCCGTGATCGCTGGTTACCACAATCGTCACCTCTTTGTCGGCCAGCGCCCGAAATATCTCCAGCAGCGAAGAATGTTGGAACCACGTCTGCGTCAAACCGCGAAAAGCAGGTACATCCGGGGCTATCTCTTTGAGCACATCCGAATCGGAGCGGGAATGAACCAACGTATCCACAAAGTTATACACAAAGGTACTCAGGGGCACCTGCAGGTAATTGTGGATATTATCCATCACCTTCCGGCCGTCTTCTTGGTTCAGCACTTTTTCGTACTTCACTGTTTTATCGATTCCCTTTCGGCTGAGCTGCTTCATCAAAAGC contains these protein-coding regions:
- the tsaE gene encoding tRNA (adenosine(37)-N6)-threonylcarbamoyltransferase complex ATPase subunit type 1 TsaE, with protein sequence MESEFISKSPAETISVGKKIGKKLKAGDILCLKGDLGAGKTHFVKGIAEALNINPDEVLSPTYTLIHEYEGTLPLYHFDCYRMESPREALEIGVEEYFYGAGICVIEWPERITSLIPPEALWITIEIADRETRKFVIGKNSL